The proteins below come from a single Serpentinimonas raichei genomic window:
- a CDS encoding prepilin-type N-terminal cleavage/methylation domain-containing protein — MPHRPRPFSPRGFTLLELLVVLFIVALAAGAVSVSLRDGPSQQLEREAQRLVAWLEAGRALSRASGSALHWQSTASGFEFVGAATAGAPAVQRGQIAQGASLAGPKNWLHPGVQAQVLRPAQAQVLRLGPEPIIAAQTLSLRLGEHEIRIGSNGALPFAILPSGQGQP; from the coding sequence GTGCCTCACCGCCCTCGCCCCTTCAGCCCGCGCGGCTTCACCCTGCTGGAGCTGCTGGTGGTGCTGTTCATCGTCGCACTGGCTGCGGGGGCCGTGAGCGTGTCCTTGCGCGACGGCCCGAGCCAGCAGCTCGAACGCGAGGCGCAGCGCCTGGTGGCTTGGCTAGAGGCCGGGCGCGCCCTGTCGCGCGCCAGCGGCAGCGCGCTGCACTGGCAAAGCACGGCCAGCGGCTTTGAGTTTGTTGGCGCGGCTACAGCCGGTGCGCCAGCGGTGCAGAGGGGCCAAATCGCTCAGGGTGCTTCCTTGGCAGGCCCCAAAAACTGGCTCCACCCCGGCGTGCAGGCCCAGGTGCTGCGGCCCGCGCAAGCCCAGGTGCTGCGGCTGGGGCCGGAGCCCATCATCGCCGCCCAAACCCTGAGCTTGCGCTTGGGCGAGCACGAAATCCGCATCGGCAGCAATGGCGCGCTGCCCTTTGCCATCCTGCCCTCCGGCCAAGGTCAACCTTGA
- the gspG gene encoding type II secretion system major pseudopilin GspG, with product MVILVIIGVLAALIVPNVLDRADDARVTAARTDVNNLMQALRLYRLDNQAFPSTEQGLEALVQRPTTAPAPPNWRPYIERLPTDPWGRPYRYLNPGVHGPVDVLSLGADGQPGGEGINADIGSWQ from the coding sequence ATGGTGATTTTGGTCATCATCGGCGTGCTGGCGGCGCTGATCGTGCCCAACGTGCTCGATCGGGCCGACGACGCGCGCGTCACCGCCGCCCGCACCGACGTCAACAACCTGATGCAAGCCCTGCGCCTGTACCGGCTCGATAACCAAGCCTTTCCCAGCACCGAGCAGGGCCTGGAGGCGCTGGTGCAACGCCCCACCACAGCCCCCGCCCCGCCCAACTGGCGCCCCTACATCGAGCGCTTGCCCACCGACCCCTGGGGCCGCCCCTACCGCTACCTCAACCCGGGCGTGCATGGGCCGGTGGACGTGCTCTCGCTCGGGGCCGACGGCCAGCCCGGTGGCGAAGGCATCAACGCCGACATCGGCAGCTGGCAGTAG
- the gspK gene encoding type II secretion system minor pseudopilin GspK, with product MKPLLDPGTGTGHSPLTSRHGSRTPPSGPHKQRGAALLLALLTAALAATLSASGYWQQWQAWQIEQSERQRVQSAWLLTGALDWARLILREDARASQIDHLAEPWSVPLQESRLNTFLAAQEQNPEALLTESFLSGRIHDMQARMNLRNLVEGSGQNLRLSGTGMASFAKLFQALGLPQEDLLQFSERLLRTLQAGQGAALLPQHFEQLQWLGLSPATLQRMADHATWLPERTALNLNTSSELALYASVPGLDRAQAQRLVQQRERSHFTSLEQAAPAFGSARTHINAERFTLSSRYFLLHGQLRLDELTVQERSLVLREGINVRTIWRQRGGAPVAPRA from the coding sequence ATGAAGCCCCTCTTGGACCCCGGCACGGGCACTGGCCACAGCCCACTCACCAGCCGCCACGGCAGCCGCACCCCACCCAGCGGTCCGCACAAGCAGCGCGGCGCCGCCCTGCTGCTGGCGCTGCTCACGGCGGCCTTGGCCGCCACCCTGAGCGCATCGGGCTACTGGCAGCAGTGGCAAGCCTGGCAGATCGAGCAAAGCGAGCGCCAGCGCGTGCAATCGGCCTGGCTGCTCACCGGGGCGCTGGACTGGGCGCGCCTGATCTTGCGCGAAGACGCCCGCGCCAGCCAGATCGATCATCTGGCCGAGCCTTGGTCGGTGCCGCTGCAAGAGTCGCGCCTCAACACCTTTTTGGCCGCGCAAGAGCAAAACCCCGAAGCCCTGCTGACCGAGTCTTTTTTATCGGGCCGCATCCACGACATGCAGGCGCGGATGAACCTGCGCAACCTGGTCGAGGGCAGCGGCCAGAACCTGCGGCTCTCTGGCACCGGCATGGCCAGCTTTGCCAAACTGTTTCAGGCCCTCGGCCTGCCGCAGGAAGATCTGCTGCAGTTTTCCGAGCGCCTGCTGCGCACGCTGCAAGCCGGCCAGGGTGCCGCCTTGTTGCCGCAGCATTTTGAACAATTGCAGTGGCTCGGGCTCTCGCCCGCCACCTTGCAGCGCATGGCCGACCACGCCACCTGGCTGCCCGAGCGCACCGCGCTCAACCTCAACACCAGCAGCGAACTGGCGCTCTACGCCAGCGTGCCGGGGCTGGATCGGGCACAGGCGCAGCGCCTGGTGCAGCAGCGCGAGCGCTCCCACTTCACCAGCCTGGAGCAAGCCGCCCCTGCTTTCGGCAGCGCCCGCACGCACATCAACGCCGAACGCTTCACCTTGAGCAGCCGCTATTTTCTGCTGCACGGGCAGTTGCGGCTCGACGAGTTGACGGTGCAAGAGCGCTCGCTGGTGTTGCGCGAGGGCATCAACGTGCGCACCATCTGGCGCCAACGCGGCGGCGCGCCGGTTGCGCCACGAGCCTGA
- a CDS encoding PulJ/GspJ family protein: MQPLRALAPKPWPRPRTRGLTLIELLVALTIMSALALFSWRGLDGMSRTESHTRSHTQGWLQWQTALAQWSTDLNHLHENAVVPALSFDGQLLRLVRTDPHPPPDQEPGLVVVAWALSPASAEAPAHWSRWVSPPVTQQHDLLRAWQAAQLWQREPNADLPQQALALLPLRSWQVLLNQGGQWQPATTPAQTAPNQAAPTDPAALRAPEGVRLLLTPLEGQAVPGGPITHDWIHPRVGGGKSG, encoded by the coding sequence ATGCAGCCGCTGCGCGCTCTCGCCCCCAAGCCATGGCCGCGTCCGCGCACTCGCGGCCTAACGCTGATCGAGCTGCTGGTCGCGCTCACCATCATGTCGGCGCTGGCGCTGTTTAGCTGGCGCGGCCTCGACGGCATGAGCCGCACCGAGTCGCACACCCGCAGCCACACCCAAGGCTGGCTGCAGTGGCAAACCGCGCTGGCGCAGTGGTCGACCGACCTCAACCACCTGCACGAAAACGCCGTGGTGCCCGCGCTGAGCTTCGACGGCCAACTGCTGCGCCTGGTGCGCACCGACCCGCACCCGCCGCCGGACCAAGAGCCGGGACTGGTGGTGGTGGCCTGGGCCTTGAGCCCTGCCAGCGCCGAGGCCCCAGCGCACTGGTCGCGCTGGGTTTCGCCGCCCGTGACGCAGCAGCACGATTTGCTGCGCGCCTGGCAGGCGGCCCAACTGTGGCAGCGCGAGCCCAATGCAGACCTGCCACAGCAGGCGCTGGCGCTGCTGCCGCTGCGCTCGTGGCAGGTGCTGCTCAACCAAGGCGGCCAGTGGCAGCCTGCGACCACACCCGCACAAACCGCACCCAACCAAGCCGCCCCGACCGACCCGGCAGCCCTGCGCGCACCCGAGGGCGTGCGCCTGCTGCTCACACCGCTTGAGGGGCAAGCGGTGCCGGGCGGCCCCATCACCCACGATTGGATCCACCCGCGCGTGGGCGGAGGCAAAAGCGGATGA
- the gspF gene encoding type II secretion system inner membrane protein GspF, translating into MPAYSYQALDAQGRAHRGLIEAESARLARGLLRARSLVPLELKPAAQTQEGSGWNPTLWQRRVLGHTALLLFTQQLAALLGAGLPLERVLAVLADEAEHAAQRSLLFGLRAEVNAGSSLARALGHYPREFDASFLAVVAAGEQGGQLGLVLQRLADDMQQREQLRQRVLAAALYPAIVTVFALAIVVFLMSYVVPQVAQAFAGGQRSLPTLTVLMLAASDLLRQWGWLLALLLASAGMALAWARKQPALRLRLDAAWLRLPLLGPLAQGYNAARFAATLAMLAGAGVPILRALHTAADTLHNQALRADALAALVLVREGAPLANALAAKQRFPGLLPLFARLGEQTGQLPTMLQRAADQLGSEVQRRATRMATVLEPLLIIGMGMVVLLIVLAVMLPIIELNQLVQ; encoded by the coding sequence ATGCCCGCCTACAGCTATCAAGCCCTCGACGCCCAAGGGCGCGCTCACCGTGGCCTGATCGAGGCCGAATCGGCGCGGCTGGCGCGTGGCTTGCTGCGCGCGCGCAGCCTGGTGCCACTGGAACTCAAGCCCGCCGCCCAAACCCAAGAGGGCAGCGGCTGGAACCCCACCCTGTGGCAGCGGCGTGTGCTCGGCCACACCGCGCTGCTGCTGTTTACCCAGCAGTTGGCGGCCTTGCTGGGGGCCGGTTTGCCGCTCGAACGGGTGTTGGCGGTGCTGGCCGATGAAGCCGAGCACGCCGCGCAGCGCAGCCTGCTGTTTGGCTTGCGCGCCGAAGTCAACGCCGGCTCCAGCTTGGCGCGTGCGCTGGGCCACTACCCGCGTGAGTTTGATGCCAGCTTTTTGGCCGTGGTCGCCGCTGGCGAGCAGGGCGGGCAACTGGGCTTGGTGCTGCAGCGCTTGGCCGACGACATGCAGCAGCGCGAGCAGTTGCGCCAGCGCGTGCTGGCGGCGGCGCTGTACCCGGCCATCGTCACCGTTTTTGCACTGGCGATCGTGGTTTTTCTGATGAGCTACGTGGTGCCCCAGGTGGCGCAAGCCTTTGCGGGCGGGCAACGCAGCCTGCCGACCTTAACCGTGCTGATGCTGGCCGCCAGCGACTTGCTGCGCCAGTGGGGCTGGCTGCTGGCGCTGCTGCTGGCCAGTGCCGGCATGGCCTTGGCGTGGGCGCGCAAGCAGCCGGCTCTGCGCCTGCGGTTGGATGCGGCTTGGTTGCGCCTGCCCCTGCTGGGGCCGCTGGCGCAGGGTTACAACGCGGCCCGCTTTGCTGCCACCCTGGCCATGCTGGCCGGTGCCGGGGTGCCCATCCTGCGCGCCCTGCACACCGCCGCCGACACCTTGCACAACCAGGCCTTGCGCGCCGACGCCTTGGCCGCGCTGGTGCTGGTGCGCGAAGGGGCGCCGCTGGCCAACGCACTGGCCGCCAAGCAGCGCTTTCCTGGGTTGCTGCCGCTCTTTGCCCGCTTGGGCGAGCAAACCGGCCAATTGCCCACCATGCTGCAGCGTGCGGCCGACCAACTGGGCAGCGAGGTGCAGCGCCGCGCCACCCGCATGGCCACGGTGCTGGAGCCGCTGCTCATCATCGGCATGGGGATGGTGGTGTTGCTGATCGTGCTGGCGGTGATGCTGCCCATCATCGAACTCAACCAGTTGGTGCAATAG
- the gspL gene encoding type II secretion system protein GspL: MLLISPRQPLACDSPTALWDWVTLQGATLTGQGCDSAEAIARQPATVLVWPAQALSWLQLSLPKAPAHKLRALLDGLLEERLLSDLPDLHYALTPGFQPGRAADTWVACCQREPLHRAVAYLQSIEHPLAAVLPACAPQHPPWVWVCGSSEAPELLASAAHGALCWPLQPQASAADRALLHSSLQAVGALEAGSTAWASPALVGLAEQHLPELAWQTRSGAHPWQQALASGWDLAQFDLHLQARSARWRLALEQVRQHWGSPAWRPLRWGLGALVALQLLGLNLNAWQARQEIVQLRQLSHATLQQSFPQVQLVLDAPLQMQRELDRLRQARSELSPSDLEPLLEQMGRAHSRSPLELRQLRFEGGSAELAHAPLSAAAQQELGAALAPSGWQFQPQNSERSTLRWASAR, from the coding sequence GTGCTGCTGATCTCACCCCGCCAACCCCTAGCTTGCGACTCGCCCACTGCGCTGTGGGACTGGGTGACGCTGCAGGGCGCAACCCTCACCGGGCAGGGCTGCGACAGCGCCGAGGCGATTGCGCGCCAGCCCGCCACGGTACTGGTGTGGCCGGCGCAGGCTTTGAGCTGGTTGCAATTGAGCCTGCCCAAGGCACCTGCGCACAAGTTGCGCGCCTTGCTCGATGGCCTGCTCGAAGAGCGGCTGCTGAGCGATTTGCCCGATTTGCACTACGCCCTGACCCCAGGTTTTCAGCCCGGCCGCGCCGCCGACACTTGGGTGGCTTGCTGCCAGCGCGAGCCGCTGCATCGGGCCGTGGCCTATTTGCAGTCGATTGAGCACCCGCTGGCTGCGGTGCTGCCCGCTTGCGCGCCGCAGCACCCGCCTTGGGTCTGGGTTTGCGGCAGCAGCGAGGCCCCTGAGCTGCTGGCCAGTGCGGCCCACGGTGCGCTGTGCTGGCCGCTGCAGCCCCAAGCCAGCGCCGCCGACCGCGCCTTGCTGCACAGCAGCTTGCAAGCCGTGGGCGCACTCGAGGCCGGCAGCACGGCCTGGGCCAGCCCGGCGCTGGTTGGCCTGGCCGAGCAGCACTTGCCCGAGCTGGCTTGGCAAACCCGCAGCGGTGCCCACCCTTGGCAGCAGGCGCTGGCCAGCGGCTGGGATTTGGCGCAGTTCGATTTGCACTTGCAAGCACGCAGCGCGCGCTGGCGGTTGGCACTGGAGCAGGTGCGCCAGCACTGGGGCAGCCCAGCTTGGCGGCCGCTGCGCTGGGGCTTGGGGGCCTTGGTGGCGCTGCAGTTGCTGGGCCTGAACCTGAACGCCTGGCAGGCGCGCCAAGAAATCGTGCAGTTGCGCCAGCTCAGCCATGCCACCTTGCAGCAAAGTTTCCCCCAGGTGCAACTGGTGCTCGATGCGCCGCTGCAAATGCAGCGCGAGCTCGACCGCCTGCGCCAAGCGCGCAGCGAACTCAGCCCTAGCGACCTGGAGCCGCTGCTGGAGCAAATGGGGCGCGCCCATTCCCGCAGCCCCTTGGAGTTGCGCCAGTTGCGTTTTGAAGGCGGCAGCGCCGAACTCGCTCACGCCCCCTTGAGCGCGGCGGCGCAGCAGGAGCTGGGCGCGGCGCTGGCCCCCAGCGGCTGGCAATTTCAGCCCCAAAACTCCGAGCGCAGCACCCTGCGCTGGGCCAGCGCCCGATGA